One window of Populus nigra chromosome 5, ddPopNigr1.1, whole genome shotgun sequence genomic DNA carries:
- the LOC133695156 gene encoding uncharacterized protein LOC133695156: MEEPQEHEHNHNHNHNHQDPPKSSTAPLSPTCVKCGGPCSFPPPPTQSQWSEISPPPIYRPIRSPAINLPPNTNSQAIILAPVPQSQKVPTISLPHTFQSPSKKIQSPDDIRRFINSDSSKNFLGFVVALSESIRAHKISDSCHESTTLKKIVSVIEGLVHWIEEIPPVQQSSRYGNISYRTWHNRLVENSENLMLQFLPDNLKSSMVEIVPYFTDSFGNSSRIDYGTGHETNFAAWLYCLARMGIIEEVDYQAVVSRVFVKYIELMRKLQSVYNLEPAGSHGVWGLDDYHFLPFIFGSSQLIDHKYMKPKSIHNEDILENFSNEYMYLSCILLIKKVKKGLFAEHSPLLDDISGVPNWKKVNSGLLKMYRAEVLEKVPIMQHFLFGSLIKWE; encoded by the exons ATGGAAGAACCCCAAGAGCACGagcacaaccacaaccacaaccacaatcaCCAGGACCCTCCAAAATCCTCCACAGCTCCACTATCACCTACCTGCGTTAAGTGCGGAGGCCCATGCTCCTTCCCTCCACCACCCACACAATCCCAATGGTCCGAAATCTCCCCTCCCCCAATCTACCGCCCTATCCGTTCTCCGGCAATAAATCTCCCACCAAATACAAATTCTCAAGCCATAATCCTCGCTCCAGTCCCGCAATCCCAAAAAGTCCCCACCATTTCCCTTCCTCACACCTTCCAATCGCCCtccaaaaaaatccaatcccCTGATGACATTCGTAGATTCATCAACTCCGATTCCTCTAAAAACTTCCTCGGCTTCGTCGTCGCTCTCTCAGAATCCATACGCGCCCACAAAATCTCCGATTCCTGTCATGAATCCACTACTCTGAAAAAAATTGTGTCCGTTATTGAAGGCCTTGTTCATTGGATCGAAGAAATACCTCCGGTTCAACAATCTTCCCGATACGGTAACATCTCTTACCGTACCTGGCATAACCGTTTGGTAGAAAATAGTGAGAATTTAATGCTTCAATTTTTACCTGATAATTTAAAGTCTTCAATGGTCGAGATTGTTCCTTATTTTACTGATAGTTTTGGTAATTCCAGCCGGATTGATTACGGTACAGGACATGAAACTAATTTCGCCGCATGGCTTTATTGTTTGGCAAGAATGGGGATTATAGAGGAAGTTGATTATCAAGCTGTAGTTTCTAGGGTTTTTGTTAAGTATATTGAGTTAATGAGGAAACTGCAATCAGTTTATAATCTAGAGCCTGCAGGGTCGCACGGTGTTTGGGGGTTGGATGATTATCATTTCTTGCCGTTTATATTTGGATCATCACAGTTGATTGATCATAAGTATATGAAGCCTAAGTCTATTCACAATGAGGATATTTTGGAGAACTTTTCAAATGAGTATATGTATCTTTCGTGCATTCTATTGATTAAGAAGGTTAAGAAAGGTTTGTTTGCTGAGCACTCGCCTTTGTTGGATGATATCAGTGGAGTGCCTAACTGGAAGAAGGTGAATAGTGGGTTGCTTAAGATGTATAGAGCAGAAGTCTTGGAGAAAGTGCCTATCATGCAGCATTTTCTGTTTGGGTCGCTTATAAAgtg gGAGTAG